The Vescimonas coprocola genome includes a window with the following:
- the thiT gene encoding energy-coupled thiamine transporter ThiT produces the protein MKNNKTRTLCEAAIFIAMAEILSFIKLYEFPNGGSVTLEMLPIILFAVRYGCGWGAGAGFVFGTVTYLIGNKFSIDWTTIICDYFLAFTALGFGAGLLARRKWSVFYGTVIGGVLRFLAHYIIGAVVWGKYMPDEFFGMTMTSPWFYSLLYNGSYMLPSIILCLVVFAALYKPLKKYFTAEDLKLAQ, from the coding sequence ATGAAAAACAATAAGACCCGTACCCTCTGTGAGGCTGCCATTTTTATCGCTATGGCGGAGATTTTGAGTTTTATCAAGCTCTATGAGTTCCCCAACGGCGGCTCTGTCACGCTGGAGATGCTGCCTATCATCCTGTTCGCCGTTCGGTATGGCTGCGGCTGGGGCGCCGGCGCCGGCTTCGTATTCGGCACCGTGACCTATCTCATCGGCAACAAGTTCTCCATCGACTGGACCACCATCATCTGCGACTACTTCCTGGCCTTCACGGCGCTGGGCTTTGGCGCAGGCCTGCTGGCCCGCCGGAAGTGGAGCGTGTTCTATGGCACCGTCATCGGCGGCGTGCTGCGTTTTTTGGCCCACTACATCATCGGCGCCGTGGTGTGGGGCAAGTATATGCCCGATGAGTTCTTCGGCATGACCATGACCAGCCCGTGGTTCTACTCCCTGCTCTATAACGGGAGCTATATGCTGCCCAGCATCATCCTGTGCCTGGTGGTCTTTGCGGCGCTGTATAAGCCCCTGAAGAAGTATTTCACGGCGGAGGACCTGAAGCTGGCTCAGTGA
- a CDS encoding 4Fe-4S cluster-binding domain-containing protein, which produces MSNPYKTREGGATVTVFVPYDCNNHCPFCINKKEYADCSGFSLDAILRSIHTMDEITPRCDFVFTGGEPLADLGSLQKMLDAIPNTHRIFINTTFPVQQKYSADEMIAFTKRNRDKITCINISRHLVKYVEESPDEVVGRIACPTRINCVLYKNYPAQKLTDYVERFLPYRIPIQFRYDYTETTPENLYEEEHDKILQDLKKQFTYKGLDGCRMRNGFHFEYKGLHMTYHKTLPYSTIVETGDDGITYDILYDILIKQNGEIHSDWTGVKLDVEKYRHVTYEPYDLRVLDGTIDF; this is translated from the coding sequence ATGAGCAATCCCTATAAGACACGGGAAGGCGGCGCTACTGTCACCGTCTTTGTTCCCTACGACTGCAACAATCACTGCCCCTTCTGCATCAACAAAAAGGAGTATGCCGACTGCTCCGGCTTCAGTCTGGATGCCATTCTCCGCAGCATCCACACCATGGATGAGATCACGCCCCGCTGTGACTTCGTCTTTACCGGCGGCGAGCCCTTGGCAGATCTGGGATCCCTCCAGAAGATGCTGGACGCCATTCCCAACACCCACAGAATTTTTATCAACACCACCTTCCCCGTGCAGCAGAAATACTCCGCCGACGAGATGATCGCCTTCACGAAGCGCAACCGGGACAAGATCACTTGCATCAACATCTCCCGCCATTTGGTGAAGTACGTGGAGGAGTCCCCGGACGAGGTAGTGGGCCGCATCGCCTGCCCCACCCGCATCAACTGCGTGCTGTATAAGAACTACCCCGCCCAGAAGCTGACGGATTACGTGGAGCGCTTCCTGCCCTACCGCATCCCCATTCAGTTCCGCTATGACTACACAGAGACTACCCCGGAGAACCTCTATGAGGAGGAACACGACAAGATCCTTCAGGATCTGAAGAAGCAGTTCACCTACAAGGGGCTGGACGGCTGCCGGATGCGCAACGGCTTCCACTTCGAGTATAAGGGCCTTCACATGACCTACCACAAGACCCTTCCCTATTCCACCATCGTGGAGACTGGCGACGACGGCATCACCTACGACATTCTGTACGATATCCTCATCAAGCAGAACGGCGAGATCCACTCCGATTGGACCGGCGTGAAGCTGGACGTGGAGAAGTACCGCCACGTGACCTACGAGCCATACGACCTGCGGGTTCTGGACGGCACCATCGACTTCTGA
- a CDS encoding recombinase family protein codes for MSDTRTYYYARVSSRDQNLARQLEAFRVLGADERSIITDRESGKDLNRPGYMALKNTILRPGDTLVITSLDRLSRRKADIETELLWFREQHIRLKILDLPTTMTDFPAGQEWVADMVNNIIIEVLGTMAEQERLRTRQRQAEGYAAARAAGRKMGRPRLARPPQWPEIYAAWQAGELTAKEAAQRLGIGRSTFYKLASEK; via the coding sequence ATGAGCGATACCCGCACTTACTACTACGCCAGAGTCAGCAGTCGGGATCAGAATCTTGCACGGCAGCTGGAGGCATTCCGAGTCCTGGGCGCCGATGAGCGCTCCATCATCACCGACCGGGAGAGCGGCAAGGATCTGAACCGGCCCGGCTACATGGCCCTGAAGAACACCATCCTCCGGCCCGGTGACACGCTGGTCATCACCTCGCTGGATCGGCTCAGCCGTCGGAAGGCGGACATTGAGACGGAACTGCTCTGGTTTCGGGAGCAGCACATCCGGTTGAAGATCCTCGATCTGCCCACCACCATGACCGACTTCCCTGCCGGGCAGGAGTGGGTGGCCGACATGGTCAACAACATCATCATTGAGGTGCTGGGTACCATGGCCGAGCAGGAGCGACTCCGCACCCGGCAGCGTCAGGCGGAGGGCTACGCAGCAGCCAGAGCAGCCGGTCGCAAGATGGGACGGCCCAGACTGGCCCGGCCTCCTCAGTGGCCGGAGATCTACGCAGCGTGGCAGGCCGGGGAGCTTACCGCCAAGGAGGCTGCTCAGCGTCTGGGAATCGGAAGATCTACCTTCTACAAGCTGGCCAGCGAAAAATAA
- a CDS encoding helix-turn-helix domain-containing protein, which produces MRKRRSYFKVPNALIFDTTLSFATRRVGMIFFAYCNALGGCRKSYEAIAALAGCSVATAVKAVWELSEAGYLTVKHTKYHSGKLGRTVYGKNTYTVDLALLKKGYTILDRAVLEQELTDSALIVLCAIIVCAGNSSRAFPSISALQKKTGAARSTVCAGLRLLKALKTLLVQLCIKKNQEHSRNSYHICGVAEGNYAAASCDQHIAASDACQAPIEGFSLMGVVRFLANKVKTQITGVLNYLLKERSYRLT; this is translated from the coding sequence ATGAGAAAGCGTAGAAGCTATTTCAAGGTACCCAACGCCCTCATCTTTGACACCACCCTCAGCTTTGCCACCCGGAGAGTGGGCATGATCTTCTTTGCTTACTGCAACGCCCTGGGCGGTTGCCGCAAAAGCTATGAGGCCATTGCCGCCCTGGCAGGCTGCAGTGTGGCCACCGCTGTCAAGGCCGTCTGGGAGCTGTCCGAGGCGGGATATCTTACTGTCAAGCACACCAAGTACCATAGCGGCAAGCTGGGACGCACCGTGTACGGCAAGAACACCTACACCGTCGATCTGGCCCTGCTGAAGAAGGGCTATACCATCCTGGATCGTGCCGTGCTGGAACAGGAGCTGACCGATTCTGCCCTTATCGTGCTGTGCGCCATCATTGTCTGCGCCGGGAACAGCTCCCGTGCGTTCCCCAGCATCTCTGCGCTGCAAAAGAAAACCGGCGCAGCACGCTCCACCGTCTGCGCCGGTCTGCGGCTGCTCAAGGCCCTTAAAACCCTGCTGGTGCAGCTCTGCATCAAGAAGAACCAGGAGCATAGTCGCAATTCCTATCACATCTGCGGCGTCGCAGAGGGCAATTATGCAGCGGCTTCTTGTGACCAGCATATCGCAGCTTCGGATGCGTGTCAAGCCCCGATCGAGGGCTTTTCTCTGATGGGGGTAGTCCGATTTTTAGCAAATAAGGTTAAGACTCAGATAACGGGAGTATTAAATTACCTGTTGAAAGAAAGATCCTACCGTCTAACGTAA